AGGAGTGTGTGGGCCGTGTGTTTGTCCAGTTGGTGACTCCAGGCTCGGCGTTCGCATGTGTGAAAGCAGCTGACGAACGTCCAGAACCAGCAGTTGGTCTCAAACTAAAGAGAAAAGCTCTTCCGCCAGACAACTGACTCCAGCAACTGCTAACGAGAGAGGCGGCGCGCATTGTGTCTGCAGCGGCGCTGAAACTGGAGGACGCTCATGTGGAAGCAGGCTAACAGCTGCTGCACCATGTTGGAGCCGGATGGGACCCCCGGGTGCAGCTCCATCCCCCCGCCGACCTGCTGCACCGGAGCACGTGACGCTTCTGCTGCACGAGAGTACCTGATCCCCGCTGCCGGCGCCGCCTCATCATCCGTCCTGTCGGAGAGGACGGAGGGAAACACGCTGAGCGTGAAGCCGGTCTGTGAGGAGGGGAATGGATTGTGCCGGCTTTCGTCTCGCGTACACGATCGATTAATGTTCTATTTCAATCACTCTGCAGCACGGCCACATCTGAAGCGAGAGCATGTGAACGCTCTGGTGATTCTCTTGCATTTCCAGACTGATTTACACATCCGTGCATGGATATGTAGCAATAATGTttacttttttatatatatcatTTCTATTGCTACCTCCATGGGAACTCccagagaaaacaaataaaagcaggaaaaagaatGATCAGTATCTATTACAGTGGTCATTGATCATTTTCAGGTGCCGCATCAACTGGTAGAATTaacaagagggaaaaaaacacagttaaGCCCTCGACCGAAATGTGAAACATCATGTGTCGATGACGAATCCTATTCTGCTTCAATATTCCATGATACCGGTGGAAACTGTCAGaggcacaaaaataaaatcacaccaTTCAAAATAGAACCGACAGCATTGCCTGGTGAATATTTCCCCTAATTTTCCAGTGATCTTCTGTGAaactaaaatgcaaaaatgacgGATGTTTACTTAAAATGTCTCGTAACCGGGGCCTGGATCCTGAGAGAGCCGATCGCCTGGAGGCAGAACGCCTGTCTCAGCAGCATCTTTATCTTTTGATGACTCTGAAACTCGCTGAGAACGTTGCAAACTTTTGATGGCGACGTCGCCCGAGGATGTTTGTACGTTTCTGGGTTCCAGACGTACCGATCACAGCAATGCACccggagacaaaaaaaaaaaaacctcagcgTGGAAAGCGGCTCACGGATGTGATGATGAGGCAGACGACAGCGTGCAGCTCGGCCCGGTGGATGGAAAGTTTCAAAGCGCCGCTGTGTCCCAAATACATGACAAAGAATCTACATATGACCAAAACGAATCGGTCTTTCTACCATGCAGGCGCCAGCAGATATTAATGGTATTACTGTTACtgtttgaaaaacacacaattttaataaaaaaatcaacataatTTTGTTGTGCAATTAAGTgtttattgattcattcatctAAAATCAGTCAATTAGAATTAAATTACTTGCAGTTCCCATTATTTTCCGTTTCCCATCAGTAATAAAATTCTAAGTTGTGTTATTTAGTTGagctttatatttttttccttgtatttCTCGGTGTGCAATTTCCGCATATCAACCAGGTCAAAAGTTTGAGCGCCTTCGCCAACTCTCTGCAAGTTCAGCCCGGAGCGAATGAAACTGCAAGACAGACGGCAGCAGCCAGggctctcactttctgcacaaACTCATAAAGTTCAGCTGTAAAAGGCTGCAGGGCTGATCAACAGCTCTCTGCGGAGAAACAAAATGCCTCAATATAACTTTTACACAATCGTCGGATTTGACCCGACCGCTCCAGATTTTGCGTCAGTGGAAATTTCGTGAAGATCGACTTAattttttcactcaaaactGAATAGAGCCACACAGCATTTTCTATTTCTAACTTTTTATACCTACATGACACATCTGGGACTCAAAATGTCAGCCGGAGTTCAGGTCTTCGGCTGAACtgtgtggaaaataaatgagtgaaGATGTGGGCAGAAGGCGATGCttgttttgtgaatgtttttcagaatggAGTGTATTCCATCATCAAACAGTGAGTCATGTTGCTGCGCCGCTGCGCTCCACTCGCGGTGTCTGATGTCAGGCTTGTTCCAATCGATGGGAGGAAGATTTCTCATAATGACGGATTAATAATTGAAGAGGCTGAAATATCAAAGATTCAACACGAGAGCTCTGGCTGCTCAGACTTCAAAAACTGGGCTTTCTGCTCGTTTATATTCATTCTACACTTCCACAGTGTTCCCCAACCAAGGGTGGATTAAAGCATGTTATCAAGCTAAAAGGAATGTTAATGCGGCCCTTCTAACCAGAGACCTGATGGGTTCAAGGTTTGCTCACAGAACAACGTGCGGCAGCTGATTTACCTCCGAGAAGCCCTGAAGATCACCTCTGACAGACCAAAGACCGTACGTTTAGCATGTTTGCTGTGGGGTTGCACAAGTTGTCCAAGTTGATGTGCAATGTCTGAGAAAgccttatttttttcatctgcgTTGAACGCCTTTGAATAGAAGTTGCAAATCGGCCCAGCTTTTGGCAGATATatcggtcggttggttggttggttacgTGGAAGACTGGTTGTTTTCTCCAGaagttggttgattgattggttgattggctAACAGGATAACTCAACAACTTGTCAATAGACTTTGATAAACTAAGAAGTGATTGAATTCTCGCCACAGAGTTGTGTCCTCTGTGAGCGTCTTCTTCTTGGGTAggtattttctgtgttgaacCTTCTTAGCTCTCAAAATCTTTCAGAATTTGCCTTTCTCTTCCACATCCTCGCCTTTGTGAGTGATCTTCAGATTTTTTAGCAGTAGCTCTATACTCTCAGTGTCTACATTGTGCAGCCTTCAGCCTGGATCTTAAACCAAATGATTACCCAATTACTGAGCTAGTTAAAGGGTCATTTTAGGACTTTGACCACCGATAAGTTAGCATCACCTGGTGAAGTCATTTGTTATAATTCAGTAACTTGCACCTACAAACTAGCTCAGACTGATCAGGTTGACAATCAGTGGTCCTACATGATTGATAAATCAAAACACAGGTGCGCGCTCTGACGTGTGCGTCCTCTGGCCTCAGTTTTAAGATGTGTTTCTGCACGGCGGTGCTGTAAGTAGTAACAGTGAGCCCAGTGTGTGACGGGATGCCTGGGCGTGGGCGTGCTGCCTCTTCCTGTCTGAGAGAGCAGCTCACACAGGACCTCCACACACTCTGAAGACTGTGGGCGAGTGGTTTCCTCACGCCGAACGCCTCCGAGCTCATACGTCCAAATCAGGGGGCGGAAACagattcctgcagcagctggacgtTAAAAATGCTCATATTTGTTCAGTTAGCGAGGCGGAGGATGGCCGTCAGGGGAGGGTTCTCCACCGCAGCGCACGCTCATAGGTGCAGGGCTGTGGACATCTGCAGGCCGAGTGTCAGGGGGACGCAGGGAGCGGCCTCTTTAAAAACATCTGTTTCTGTCAGGATTCGCTCAAAACAACGTCCACATAGAGGAGGAAGAATGACTTCAATTTTTAGAGCAAACCTGAGCCTCTGTCACATGTCAATACGTCCGACACATTCACACTTTAGATACAGAATTAGATCTGACAAACAAAATCTGACCGTTAATGAGGTTTGCACGTGGCACAAATGAATGCATTTCTAAATATCTACATATTTTATAAGTTATCTAATGCATTTTCAATCATTGCGCATTTTTCAgcaaatattttttaatgttctaGATTTTTGTTAATGAGTAaaataatttttcaaaactgactTTTCAATATGTTTTATAGTTTAAATACATCTTGCTACATGTTGCTACAAATTAtcaaatgtatttatgttttacatgttttgcatgtttaaatacttttttaatcTTTACAGTATAAGTACTTAACATCCTACATGTTTGGAAATTACATGAATACACTTTTAATCCATTATTTAATccattattaatatttttcaaccattaaatatattttaatatgttttaattttattttattttttatacataaagtgtttttcaaGCCATACAGtttaaatacatgttttaaatgttacatatttttcaatatttaaataatttctaatgtatgaaataaatattttatatattccAATACCATACACGTTTAATACTTGTGTGAAATGCTTTTCAATACAATAAACTCAataaattacaattttttttctatttaactTCAACCTCTTTAATAAAGTCTAATACATTAAATCCATTATTAACGTGTTGTATGTTTCTTAATACATTGAATCCATTAATTGAGTTAGCTATTTTCCATTAGGCTGTATTAACAGGTTTAAATTAGTTTTTGATTAAAGGAAAGCGATTTCACCAGAAGGCTGAACAATTGACGGCCGTTTACTCAGCAgtcatttcaagtgaaaactgcacAAGAGAAAGTAGGTGGAGAGTAACCGGTCTGatgcgtgtttgttttgaatttcacagaaattctgtttttttgcagAGAAAATGTTGCACGTTGGAGTCATTTTCAGGCAAAATGTGCAATTTTGAAGCGATCGATCAGCCTGGCTGACGGTCTGTGAGAGCTCTGCGCTGCTTCATCTGAACAAACCGCTGCGCTCACGTAAAGAAGCTACAGGCCTGATTGCACTTTCACTTCATGACTGGAATTCATGCTGTGGCTGCTCGAAGCCGCCGGTGCTGCCGTGACcgagggagggggcggaggacggggtggaggactgggtggaggagcgTCTGGTGATTCTCCAGAACTCATCGACGGCTCACTTCTTTTTGATCAGCGGCGCCGGGCCGCTGCGCTCTTCCCTCTGATTCCCCTCATGATTCAGAGAGGAACAGGCTGTGTTTATGCTGGTCCACTCCTCTGCAGCTTCTTTGACTCACGGCCTCAGAGCTGTGAGACTTCAGTCCACGGCCATGGAAACCCTGAGGcgcaggaacaggaagtggaggctgTCGGGGGAATCACACCAGATGaagtgtgtctttttttcccttgagCGTGCTGTatcttatttattgtttttcattatttttccattttagtCACAAATTTGCATAAATTCTTGCGTCTGCTCTttggaaataaactgaaaacctGTGTACTGCAGTGAGGAATATTCCTTATGCTTTGGGCACTGTCGGCAATCTTCTGTCCCAGATGAGCCAGATGTGAGCCTCAGCTGGCCCATGTGCTGTATGCTACATTTGGCTTAGATATCACAACACAAATACAGTCTGCCTTTGGCTGAAATATGTCACACTTGACACCAGGTCATCCAGATGTGAGCCTAAAGTGGCCCCTGCATCAGGTCGCACATGTGACTCGCCCTTCGTTAGACATATTTGCAATATTTTTGGCAGAAATATGTTAAGTAGTTATCTAAAAttaacagctggaagaagagAATTGTGACAGTAAACCAATTTACACCTGTTTCGATCTAAATGGCCCACGTCTGGCTGAGTGCTGGGTCATCTGTTGTGGTTTTGGTTTACATCTGGCTCTGCGATGGTCTGGTTGTGGCCCGCTTATGCCACCATTGCCTCCTGTATGTGGGCCAGGAGAACACGTCAGGTTTGGGCCGGAAGAACTTTGAGTAAATCTCACTAGAAATATAAGCCACAAACATTCATTAAACTTTAAAAGTGCAATAGACACACTTAACTTAGATACACACATTTGCAGTAACAGTATATCAAAGAAGCGTGTTCAAGTCTGTCACGCGTGACTCTCAGACCTCgtgtgaatgaaacactgaatcaCCACAACTCAGCAGACTAACTAATATTACATACACAGTTCATAGCTGgttcttctgatttttttttctgttctgagTGAAAGGTCACTGTGTATCGACACATTTTACCAAaccaaacatgtgtgtgtggcagagccTGACTGAGTTTCACGAACTGCTTCACAGTTTGATGTTTCTCCAGTCTGATGAAGCTGCTGATCAtcacagctcctctctctcacactgagAGCGAGCAGCATATTtgcatgtatgtatatatggggttttttttcactgaaaatactCTGAGCTGCATTAAAAAGTCCTGTTGCAGTGTGTTCTCCTGCACTGATGATAAATAATACATGCAGAATGGTTCCTCTGGCCGTGATGGGCCAGGACAGAGCGCTCgttgtgtttcttctctgtctgtctccgcTCTTTATCTGCATCTTTGCAGCTAATTGCTCATCTGATCTGCTCAGACTGGAAATCAGACTGCATGTGGCCCCGGGggctttttttctcagaaagttCATCTGTGTTACAGCTGCTGAATCCAACAGCCTCCATCACGACAGTGGTTTATAAAGCAGCATAGTTCGAGAGGTTTAATCCCTCTTGTTCTCATCTTGGTTTCCAAAAGCTGAAACACAGAGCGTCTTAAAAATCACTATCAAAGAACGATAACCAGCCAACTAAAGGGAAGATGAAGGATTCAGTGAATAattgcatgtaaaaaaaaaaaagctcaatctGAGAACCCGAGAAATTATTTTTCTCTTGGAAATGTGCGTAATTTATTGAAGTGTGTCGATCATTGTGAGTTTCTCTGGTGTGTGCTGACCTTTCACATGGAGGAACTGTGAAACACTTCTCACATCTGGCTTCCAGTGGCTCCTGTGGGTTTCACGTCAGGTTCTCAGCGCCCGTCTGCCGACGCTCAGTAAGCCCCGGCCAGGCACTTCTCTGGTTTTGGAGGTTTTTTACACTTTGTTGCGCACTGAGCAGTCTGTGTGggtgaacttcctgtttgtgctgctttgtaCACACAAAGTGGAGCATCGTCGACAGACCAGCACACCTTTCACAGGATCCActtctgctttcctgctgtgCGGTGGAGGCGTCTCTTCATCAGCAGTAACAGTACCAAGGACTGCTTATGTTGACGATAACTTCAGTCTTAAAGTCGACAAAGATGCAATTCTCTTGTTGAGTATCATGAGAATGTCATTAATACACGTATATAGCTGTTAGTATGAGAACCCATCTTCAGACCTGTATCGGTTCGGCCTCTGCTGTGTCTGCATGGAGTTCTAATTATCAGAGAAAAGCTGCATGAGGAGGCCGTCTCGTCCCCTCGGGGGCAGTAATAACCCAGCGTGCTGAGGAGTACTCCCCAGAGAGGAAAACCACCTCAGCATATACACGCTCTTATCTCCCCAGTGGAGGTTAATTAGATCCTCTGCTCCTAATATGAAAGATGTGATGTGGTGCAGGTGCTGCGGAGGTCGGAGTGGAGGATCTGACGGTGCTACAGAGTCTGCGGTGAACGGATCTCTTAAGTCTGCATTAGCTCTGCCTGGTTAGCTCACGCACATCTTCCTTAAACGTAAAGTGGTACATCCCGACCTTTTATGATGAATAAAATATCTGCTTTGAGAGGTTTTGTCTCACTTGTTCTTGGGAGAGAAAGACTGGCGGGctggtttcaagtgaaaatgcaaatccTTCACTACAGTATGGGGATTCATACTTCAGTATGTAAAGCTTGAAGCTCCAACAATCTCCgggtttcttcttttcctctgacGTCGTTTATACAGGCCGACGTTGGATTTGTGACTTTAAACTCTCTCAGCAGTCTTTACCTGCAGAGTCACAGTTTCCACCAAAGTACTTCTCCTTTTTATTGGCTTTTTTAAACTTCCTCGGGTCTCTGAAGTCGTGTGACCGATCAGAGCGGCgtctctgtttcctctgagcaTCAGTCCAACATGTAACCTGATTACTTTTGTCTCTTTACAGACTCAAAGCGCTGGTGTCAACTGGAGGTCGGAGTGTGCAGGCGGCATGTGACTGGTGAGCTGCAGCCAATGCgcatactgtacacacacacacacacacacacacacacacacacacacacacacacacacacacacacacacacacacacacacacacacacacacacacagagtgaaagaAATGTGTATCATGGTtccccctgctggaggaaaaaCCACAGATAATCTGCAGCTTTCTTAGCTTCACATAGCAAAAAATTGAAATCTCAGATTCTCCCTTTATGTTTAATTTAGCAGCTCAGTCAATCCTGGACAAATTTTATAAATGATAtggaaaaaatattgaaaagggATTATAGTAATGAATAATGGACTTACATATGATTATTTGATTATTATTTACATTATGATAATATAATTTTCTGTCAAAACTGCCGTTTATCTGTATTTATTGGACTTTAATTTACTTAGTAAGTCAGTAATATTTCTAAGAGGCTTTACAGACTCTAAGTTCAAAATCcagcaataaaaacataatGGAAAAGCAGGTAACAATTCAATGATTGAATAAGAACATCTTGCAATCATACATGGATCCATTACCAGTTATATCTAATCATTTCTAGATCACTTCAGTGCACACatactttattatttattgatgtattAAAGTTTTATCCTGGTGGTTTTGAGTCCACATCAGCCCCTCATAACACACCCTGAAATCCCCCAGAGTCCTGACAGCATCTGCCCATGGAGGTAAAGAGAACTCCAGGTTCAACTGGTGGGCCTCCATGGTcccaaatacacacaaaaataaggagaaaaatgtgtttgtcatggtgtttctttgttgtgtaGCTGGGCAAAAATTACACTTTCTAGAAACACTCGTGGCCCGTCTTCATGTAGAAAAAACGGAAACGCTCCACAGGTGCACCACAGCCAATATTAAAAGCAGGCTGAAACTTTGAACATTTATTTGCTACAAAAGCAGAAGTCTCTGCACATTCATGGCTAAATTATTCATACAGtataaagacaaaaagaagtgGGCCGAGCACAGAGCCCTGAGGCGCACCGCTAAGTGCAGTCAGCCTGTTTGAAGTGCCGTCTGCTAACAGCACATACTGTTGGAGAAAGAACTGGttgagaataaataaataaagcttgtttttgCCTATTAAGTCATGTTTTGAAGGCAGCAACTCTGCAGAGGGGAAAGTTTTCTTTTGCactaaacaggaagtgatccaATTATGCCATAAGGCTCCTACAGCTGACAAAGTTTATATCCAGAAACGTGGTACAAGACTTTAATTTGTGCTCCAAGCAGAAAAACAGGCATCTTACCACAGATTGACAGACAGGCGTGTGCTTTGCCATTCCCGATCTGCCACGCAGGCTCTTCTCCCACGTGGACGACCCCTTCCTGGACGACCCTCTGCCCCGGGAGTTCGTCCTGTACCTGCGGCCCAGTGGGcccctgcagaaccagctctCGCATTTCTGGCAGCAGAGTCGTGTCACGTGTGGCAAAAACAAAGCGCACAACATTTTCCCTCATATCACACTCTGCCAGTTCTTCATGGTGAGTCACCCTGAATGTTCACAGCCTGATTCTCTGACTGACTCTGTGAAGGGATCATGACTTTTCTTATGACCAAGTGATTGATTTTAAATTGGACTCGGCCTTTTTCTGACACACCTTGACCCCATTGTTTCCTCAACAGTGTGCAGACCACAAAGTGGAAGCTCTCTGCGAGGCCCTGCAGGCCACCGTCCAGCAGTGGCGGGGTCGTTTCCCCAGCCCGCTGCCCCTGGAGCTCTACACCTCCTCCAACTTTATCGGCCTCTTCgtggaggagcaggtggccGACGTGCTGAAACAGTTCGCGGCTGACTTCGCCACTGAGGCGGCCAGGAAAGCAGGTAGGAGCGAGACGGCACGTGTTCACGCTGGGATGTCTGATCAGCCTGTGGTGTGACGCTATGTCGTCTCCGATGCAGAGGTGCATGTGGAGCCTCACAAGAAGCAGCTCCATGTGACCCTGGCCTATAACTTCCCCTCCGATCACCTCCCTGCTCTGGAGAAACTGGCCAAAGGCATCGAGGTGAAGCTGGGCTGCGATTGGCTGGCTGTTCTCTTCTCCCGGGACATTCGCTTCGCCAATCACGAGGTGGCTCACACTCCCACAGACACACTGATTTCTGTTGGAGACACACTGACCTGAGATCTGATCCGGCCCTCTGCAGACCCTGCGGGTGATGTACCCCTACGTCCCGCAGAACGACGacgagctggagctgctccctGGGGACTTCGTCTTCATGTCTGCGGTGGATCAGAGCAGCACCAGCGAGGGCTGGGTGTACGGGTCCTCGCTGGCCACGGGGCTGTCCGGCCTGCTGCCGGAGAACTACGTCAGCCTGGCCGATGAGTCTGACACCTGGGTGTTTCACGGGTAAGCACTGTGAGAGTATCGTGTTGGATTAGCTGAAAATATCCGTCGATGAGCTAAAGTTTTTCAGCTTTACCTGGTTaccaggaggaagaaagaaacgCTTGTGCTCTTCTTTCCGGCAGCTCCCACTCCTTCTTCAGTTGTGGGCCTGCTGACAGGACCAGTAAAGACCGGGGGATGTTCGATGGGCTGCTGGACAGCCGTCGCCCCGAGAACACCAGTCCTGGAGACACGCCCACCCTCAGCCTCATCTGCCACCCCATGCAGGTGCCTCAATCCGCCACGTCTgtgtccagcagctcagagaacaTACAGGGAGAGATGACCGGATCAGGAATGGTTGTCATAGTGATGAAATCATCTGAAGTTTCATTCCAGCCAAAAGTTTTCTTGAAGGATCTAAAAAGGTtcctgtgtatttttttttttttttttgcctggagAAGCATTCTGCCTTCAGGCTGATGTTGAAGGTCGATGAAATACGACATACCAAGCAGttcatttcagttcaattcagctttatttatatagcaccaaatacaacatagtcatttctaggctgcttttacagagaaaacccaacagatccacgaGCGAGCATAAGCAAccgtggaaaggaaaaactcacttttaacaggaagaaacgcttgcagaaccaggctcagaggtggcggctgtCTCCTagttacacacacatttattttgtggtTAAAATATGAAGCTACCATTTAGGacctgtttacacggcaacaatttaaagtgaaaatgcaaatttttgttgttttgggggTCCATTTTACACGACAACCGAGCTCAAAGCCacggaaaatgcagctttttggaaACAGTTCCCAAGGTGGATCTTTTCGAAAACACTCGAGGCCCATGTCTTTGTTGATGGCGGAAACACTATTACAAGCATGTAAGCTTGAAATtattcacttgaaatgttgttgcATAAAAAGAGCCTGAAGTTCTTTAGGTTGAGTGTCAAAATCCACAAAGTACCCGTCATGATTCCTGTTACTTTGGGAAAATGCTGCATTAATTCTTGATCACTGGaattttgtggtgttttttttgttttttttttccctagaTTTCTGGATTTTCATTGTGAGTCAGATTTGTTTAAGCCATGCAGAGCCTTGAAGATGAATACGCTTTAGAAAAGTTGATCATCCTTTTCCCTGCAGGTCCTGCGGATCAGCGGCGGTCACTCTCGACAGCCCAAACGGACACTTTTGGTGTGCCGACACGGCGAGAGGATGGATGTGGTGTTTGGAAAACACTGGCTTTCACTGTGCTCCGACAGCAAAGGTGAGGACGAGAACACGTCGGATAAAGCAGCTTCATCGGTCTAAAGAAGGGATTTCATGAAGTAATGCACTAAACAGTTAACTTTAGTCCAGAGAATACGGTCAAGTACGTTTCTGTTAATGTCATCGTTTTGACCTTTTGCAGGAGGATACGTGCGGTCCAACCTGAACATGCCCCCCAGCCTGCCCCTGTGGGGGGGTCAGAGAGACTACGACATGGATGCTCCCATCACTGTGCTGGGCTCGTCTCAGGCCCGCCTGGTCGGTACGTCCCTCCGCCTCCTTCAGGGGGATTTTCtcgaagctgagctgaagctgaagatgctgtgtTGTTTCCAGGAGAAGctctgctggagagcagcacCGTGCTGGACCTGGTGTACTGTTCTCCATCCCTGCGCTGCGTCCAGACCGCGCAGAACATCCTGAAAGGTGAGCCCAGGTCTTCGTCCTGGGGTGGGCTCGTGTCCTTGGGTCTGACCGGTTGTGTTGTTGTGGGcaggtctgcagcaggaggggaaGCTGAAGCTCCGTGTGGAGCCGGGACTCTTCGAGTGGACCAAGTGGGTGTCCGGGACCTCCCTGCCCGCCTGGATCCCCCCCGCAGAGCTGGCTGCTGCCCACTTCAGCGTGGACACCACCTACAGGTGAGGTCCATTCAGAGCAGCGATCTAGAACCTAATGCAGCAGGAAGCTACCTTCACTTCCTGACCGTTGTTCTGTTTCTGACGCAGGCCCCTCATCCCGGTCAGTAAGCTGACCGTGTCCGAGTCCTACGAGAACTACATGAGCCGGAGCTTCCAGGTGACCAAAGACATCCTGTcagactgcagaaacactgGTGAGGACCGCCTCCAGAGATGTTCTGAGATGCTCCTGAGACGTTCCTGCTGCtcatgtcttcctctctgcaggaaACAACGTCCTGATTGTCGCTCACGCCTCATCTCTGGAGGCGTGCACACGGCAGCTGCAGGGACGCAGCCCGCAGAGCGCCAAGGACTTCATCCAGGTGGTCCGGAAGGTCAGCCCACTCCACAGCTTTATGCCCTTTTACATGAAACAATCCTGAATGATGGACGGCTCTCCAGAAGCTTCACTGGTATAAAGTTTAAAGTAACAGATTATTTTGTGCTGGGTCTGCAGATCCCGTACCTGGGTCTCTGCGCCTGTGAGGAACAGGGCGACTCAGGGGTCTGGCAGATGGTGGAGCCCCCCATCCTGCCCCTCACACATGGACCCAACCACACCTTCGACTGGAGGGAGACCCTCCTGCAGGAGTGAAGACCACCTGAACCCCCAGACCCCAGTGACAGAAGCTCCACCTCCCTTCTGGATACCGGACCGCCTCATCCCATGAACGCCTCCATTCATCCTGCGACCGCGAGACATTCCTCCGGGCTACATGTTAGCATGGCTGTGGCTACGTGTTAGCATGGCTGTGTGGGATGTCGTCATGCTTATTTAGAGCCTGTTTACATGACTACGTTTCAAGTGACAACGTAttcttctcatgttttcatttcagtttgacgtttacatggcaacattttgaaaacaaagtcCATTTCTattgaaacagcaaaaaaaaacaaatcaatgtagttagcatgctgTGAAACGACACACATGAGCAAAGAACAGCAGACTGTACACCTTAACAACGTCAGTCTCTCCAAGTAGTATTGTCATGTGATCAAACAACCAAAACAGAAGttctacattttcacttgaaattgttgtgttgtaaacggggcctcagctTCAGTCTTGGGAAGTTTTTCTGAAATAAGAAGAAGCCTTTAGCTACATCAAGGTGTTTGTGGATCTTGGGCATGTGTTTAAATTCAACACAATCAAGTCGTGTTGCTTATGCTAAAA
The sequence above is a segment of the Salarias fasciatus chromosome 14, fSalaFa1.1, whole genome shotgun sequence genome. Coding sequences within it:
- the LOC115400898 gene encoding ubiquitin-associated and SH3 domain-containing protein B-like, which codes for MAAKEDLYSKILPRRLRQSRLGSMKSGSSLDVLLSMGFPRPRALKALVSTGGRSVQAACDWLFSHVDDPFLDDPLPREFVLYLRPSGPLQNQLSHFWQQSRVTCGKNKAHNIFPHITLCQFFMCADHKVEALCEALQATVQQWRGRFPSPLPLELYTSSNFIGLFVEEQVADVLKQFAADFATEAARKAEVHVEPHKKQLHVTLAYNFPSDHLPALEKLAKGIEVKLGCDWLAVLFSRDIRFANHETLRVMYPYVPQNDDELELLPGDFVFMSAVDQSSTSEGWVYGSSLATGLSGLLPENYVSLADESDTWVFHGSHSFFSCGPADRTSKDRGMFDGLLDSRRPENTSPGDTPTLSLICHPMQVLRISGGHSRQPKRTLLVCRHGERMDVVFGKHWLSLCSDSKGGYVRSNLNMPPSLPLWGGQRDYDMDAPITVLGSSQARLVGEALLESSTVLDLVYCSPSLRCVQTAQNILKGLQQEGKLKLRVEPGLFEWTKWVSGTSLPAWIPPAELAAAHFSVDTTYRPLIPVSKLTVSESYENYMSRSFQVTKDILSDCRNTGNNVLIVAHASSLEACTRQLQGRSPQSAKDFIQVVRKIPYLGLCACEEQGDSGVWQMVEPPILPLTHGPNHTFDWRETLLQE